Proteins encoded by one window of Pseudonocardia sp. HH130629-09:
- a CDS encoding MarR family winged helix-turn-helix transcriptional regulator — MSTAQAAAAEPADADLELADSIVRELFLLVRQVKRSAERHRPEMIVDMAGYHVLTHLHFVGPQRAGEVAATFHSDPSTISRQVSSLVKSGLVERRADPGDGRASLLAATPEGVRVIETERRRRAEVIATVLAAWNPDDRQALTVLLGRFLDDYQTFEAQES; from the coding sequence ATGAGCACCGCACAGGCTGCCGCCGCCGAACCCGCCGATGCCGACCTGGAACTCGCCGACTCGATCGTCCGGGAGCTGTTCCTGCTGGTCCGCCAGGTGAAGCGGTCCGCCGAGCGGCACCGGCCGGAGATGATCGTCGACATGGCCGGCTACCACGTGCTGACCCACCTGCACTTCGTCGGCCCGCAACGAGCCGGCGAGGTCGCCGCCACCTTCCACTCCGATCCCTCCACGATCAGCCGCCAGGTGTCGTCGTTGGTCAAGTCCGGGCTGGTCGAGCGCCGTGCCGACCCCGGCGACGGTCGCGCCTCGCTGCTCGCCGCGACCCCGGAAGGCGTCCGGGTGATCGAGACCGAGCGACGTCGTCGCGCCGAGGTCATCGCCACCGTCCTGGCCGCGTGGAACCCCGACGACCGCCAGGCCCTCACCGTCCTGCTCGGCCGTTTCCTCGACGACTACCAGACCTTCGAAGCACAGGAGTCCTGA
- a CDS encoding cupin domain-containing protein — MPLARHLAGPALLVVTAALLAGCAQPGQLGHGSDAAPSDDGTTVEIVPVDPGPPPTTAVAVPGNGERPARPITGATDPQGRIERPVEISTPGPADMLVREESLLPGESTGWIRHPGTMLTAVRGGTVTVVRAGRCEPQTFGAGEAFFLGDGEPSEVRNDGGVTVQLLRSGLLAPGAPEREPVRPAC, encoded by the coding sequence GTGCCGCTCGCACGACACCTCGCCGGACCGGCCCTGCTGGTCGTGACCGCCGCCCTGCTGGCGGGGTGCGCCCAGCCGGGGCAGCTCGGCCACGGGTCCGACGCCGCCCCCTCCGACGACGGGACGACGGTGGAGATCGTCCCCGTCGACCCGGGACCGCCACCGACCACTGCGGTGGCCGTGCCGGGGAACGGCGAGCGGCCGGCGCGTCCGATCACCGGTGCGACCGATCCCCAGGGGCGGATCGAACGGCCCGTGGAGATCTCGACCCCGGGCCCCGCGGACATGCTCGTCCGCGAGGAGAGCCTGCTCCCCGGCGAGTCCACCGGCTGGATCCGCCACCCCGGGACGATGCTGACGGCGGTCCGCGGCGGGACGGTCACGGTCGTGCGGGCGGGCCGGTGCGAGCCCCAGACCTTCGGGGCCGGCGAGGCGTTCTTCCTGGGGGACGGCGAGCCGTCGGAGGTCCGCAACGACGGTGGCGTCACCGTCCAGCTCCTGCGCTCGGGCCTGCTCGCCCCCGGCGCCCCCGAACGCGAGCCCGTCCGGCCCGCCTGCTGA
- a CDS encoding DNA-formamidopyrimidine glycosylase family protein, which translates to MPELPEVEALAHHLREHAVYRPVARVDLASMSALKTFDPPVSALVGRVVTGASRFGKFLSLDFADRPDAGPMHLVTHLSRAGWLRWHTTAGVTPPRPGRGPLQLRVHLDQVGGPGFDLTEQGTQKRLAVYLVDDPAQVPGIAKLGPDALELSRPGLDELLDGDNRRLKTLLTDQSTLAGIGNAYSDEILHTARLSPYATASRLDAAARDTLFESLHAVLSDAVSRSVGQGAAELKGEKRSGLRVHARTGLPCPVCGDTVREVSFAERSFQYCPTCQTGGKPLADRRLSRLVR; encoded by the coding sequence GTGCCCGAACTGCCCGAGGTGGAGGCCCTGGCCCACCACCTGCGTGAGCACGCCGTGTACCGCCCGGTGGCCAGGGTGGACCTGGCCTCGATGAGCGCGCTGAAGACGTTCGACCCGCCGGTGTCGGCGCTGGTGGGCAGGGTGGTGACCGGGGCGTCGAGGTTCGGGAAGTTCCTGTCGCTCGACTTCGCCGACCGGCCCGACGCCGGCCCGATGCACCTGGTCACGCACCTGTCCCGGGCCGGCTGGCTGCGCTGGCACACCACCGCGGGCGTCACCCCGCCCAGGCCGGGCCGCGGCCCGTTGCAGCTGCGGGTGCACCTCGACCAGGTCGGCGGGCCGGGCTTCGACCTCACCGAGCAGGGCACCCAGAAGCGGCTCGCCGTGTACCTCGTGGACGACCCGGCGCAGGTCCCTGGCATCGCGAAGCTGGGCCCGGACGCACTGGAGCTGAGCCGGCCGGGCCTCGACGAGCTGCTCGACGGCGACAACCGCAGGCTCAAGACCCTGCTGACCGACCAGTCGACGCTCGCCGGCATCGGTAACGCCTACTCCGACGAGATCCTGCACACCGCGCGCCTGTCGCCCTACGCCACCGCGTCCCGGCTCGACGCCGCCGCCCGGGACACCCTGTTCGAGTCGCTGCACGCCGTGCTGTCCGACGCGGTGTCCCGCTCGGTCGGCCAGGGCGCCGCCGAGCTCAAGGGGGAGAAGCGCTCCGGGCTGCGCGTGCACGCCCGCACCGGGCTGCCCTGCCCGGTCTGCGGCGACACCGTGCGCGAGGTGTCGTTCGCGGAGAGATCATTCCAGTACTGTCCGACCTGTCAGACCGGGGGGAAACCGCTCGCCGACCGCCGCCTGTCCCGGTTGGTGCGCTAG
- a CDS encoding sensor histidine kinase — protein sequence MDGSTTLTPSMALLLVVAVVVAVVAVFFFLWQRNRRNTMVSPLAKATFSALHTVALAAPVLREGLSSRSASQALPYLRQLLETTAMAMTDSRGTVLGWDGSADQHQQDVQTLADTVVRTGRMELMSHTAIKCNQPGCEVRGIVVVPLESDGNIIGTLAALTPSTAGPPVLRATGEVARYVSSQLELAELDDSRARLNRAEVRALRAQISPHFVYNALTTIASFIRTDPARARELLIEFADFTRYSFRSAGEYTTLLDELNNIERYVRLEKARFGNRLNIKLQIDQEVQNVVLPFLALQPLVENAVRHGLSGKPNGGTVTIRAENAGSECVIVVEDDGVGMDPARLNEDLDDAHLSGAHVGLGNVDDRMRSAFGDNFGLVVDTNIGAGMKITLRVPKFRAGIRA from the coding sequence GTGGACGGATCCACCACGCTCACCCCCTCCATGGCGCTGCTGCTCGTGGTGGCGGTCGTCGTCGCCGTCGTCGCGGTGTTCTTCTTCCTGTGGCAGCGCAACCGACGCAACACGATGGTGTCGCCGCTGGCCAAGGCCACGTTCTCCGCGCTGCACACGGTCGCGCTGGCCGCGCCGGTGCTGCGGGAGGGGCTGTCGTCGCGCTCGGCGTCGCAGGCGCTGCCGTACCTGCGTCAGCTGCTGGAGACCACGGCGATGGCGATGACCGACTCGCGTGGCACGGTCCTGGGCTGGGACGGCAGCGCCGACCAGCACCAGCAGGACGTGCAGACGCTCGCGGACACGGTCGTCCGGACCGGCCGCATGGAGCTGATGAGCCACACCGCCATCAAGTGCAACCAGCCGGGCTGCGAGGTGCGCGGGATCGTCGTCGTCCCGCTGGAGAGCGACGGGAACATCATCGGCACGCTGGCCGCGCTCACCCCCTCGACGGCCGGCCCTCCGGTTCTGCGGGCCACCGGCGAGGTCGCGCGCTACGTCTCCAGCCAGCTGGAGCTCGCCGAGCTCGACGACTCCCGCGCCCGGCTCAACCGGGCCGAGGTCCGCGCCCTGCGCGCCCAGATCTCGCCGCACTTCGTCTACAACGCACTGACCACGATCGCCTCGTTCATCCGCACCGACCCGGCCCGGGCCCGCGAGCTGCTCATCGAGTTCGCCGACTTCACCCGCTACTCGTTCCGCTCGGCAGGCGAGTACACGACGCTGCTCGACGAGCTGAACAATATCGAGCGCTACGTGCGGCTGGAGAAGGCCCGCTTCGGCAACCGGCTCAACATCAAGCTCCAGATCGACCAGGAGGTGCAGAACGTCGTCCTGCCCTTCCTCGCGCTGCAGCCCCTGGTGGAGAACGCGGTCCGGCACGGGCTGTCCGGCAAGCCAAACGGCGGCACCGTCACCATCCGCGCGGAGAACGCCGGCTCGGAGTGCGTGATCGTCGTCGAGGACGACGGCGTCGGCATGGACCCGGCCCGGCTCAACGAGGACCTCGACGACGCCCATCTCTCCGGCGCGCACGTCGGCCTCGGCAACGTCGACGACCGCATGCGCTCGGCCTTCGGCGACAACTTCGGCCTCGTCGTCGACACCAACATCGGCGCCGGAATGAAGATCACGCTGCGGGTGCCGAAGTTCCGGGCGGGCATCCGGGCCTGA
- a CDS encoding S49 family peptidase codes for MDVLRIPAAVTSRLPGRLGESVGPPVVSVVRLQGVISAQAAPVPRQVLSISSLEKVLERAFAPERLAAVALVINSPGGSPTQSELIGNRIRALAAEKDVPVLAFCEDVAASGGYWLACAADEIYACSTSVVGSIGVISAGFGLDGLIERWGVTRRLHTAGGSKSRLDPFLPERPEDVAWLTGLQEQLHERFTGWVRERRGDRLATDTELFDGEVWLGERARALGLVDGIGSAHDVLTERFPDAEQRPVEQRRPLLARLGAGGSAARAGLPGGVAGAGHELLSALETRAAWARYGL; via the coding sequence ATGGACGTCCTGCGTATTCCCGCGGCGGTGACCTCGCGTCTGCCCGGCAGACTGGGGGAGTCGGTCGGCCCCCCGGTGGTGTCGGTCGTGCGGCTGCAGGGCGTCATCAGTGCCCAGGCCGCGCCGGTGCCGCGCCAGGTGCTCAGCATCTCCTCGCTGGAGAAGGTGCTGGAGCGGGCCTTCGCGCCCGAGCGGCTCGCCGCCGTCGCCCTGGTGATCAACTCCCCGGGCGGCTCGCCCACCCAGTCCGAGCTGATCGGGAACCGCATCCGCGCACTGGCGGCGGAGAAGGACGTGCCTGTGCTGGCGTTCTGCGAGGACGTCGCCGCGTCCGGCGGCTACTGGCTGGCCTGCGCCGCCGACGAGATCTACGCCTGCTCCACCTCGGTCGTCGGCTCGATCGGTGTGATCAGCGCCGGGTTCGGGCTCGACGGCCTGATCGAGCGGTGGGGCGTGACCCGGCGGCTGCACACCGCAGGCGGGTCGAAGTCGCGGCTGGACCCGTTCCTGCCCGAGCGGCCCGAGGACGTCGCCTGGCTCACCGGCCTGCAGGAACAGCTGCACGAGCGGTTCACCGGATGGGTGCGCGAGCGGCGCGGCGACCGGCTCGCGACCGACACCGAGCTGTTCGACGGCGAGGTGTGGCTGGGCGAGCGGGCCCGCGCGTTGGGCCTGGTGGACGGCATCGGCAGCGCCCACGACGTCCTGACCGAACGCTTCCCCGACGCCGAGCAGCGCCCGGTGGAGCAACGCAGGCCGTTGCTCGCCCGCCTGGGGGCGGGCGGATCCGCGGCCCGGGCCGGCCTCCCCGGCGGTGTCGCGGGGGCCGGGCACGAGCTGCTCTCCGCCCTTGAGACACGGGCGGCGTGGGCCCGTTACGGGCTGTGA
- a CDS encoding LytR/AlgR family response regulator transcription factor: protein MDSNDTTRGLVVLAVDDEQPALEEMAFLLDEDPRVATVLKAGESTEALRILNGRRAGAAAGPGAGGGADVAEQTDIDAVFLDIRMPGLDGLELARVLQNMAVQPAIVFVTAHDDRAVDAYDVGAIDYLLKPLRTERLSAALDRILSTRRSGPVETVREESGGDDEVIPVELAGTTKLVPRSAVRYVEAQGDYARLHTTEGSHLVRIPLSVLEDRWRDAGFVRIHRSFLVALPLVTELRLAGSGYVVRIGSGPETAELPVSRRHTRELKDRLVRATKQAWSQR, encoded by the coding sequence GTGGACAGCAACGACACCACTCGCGGACTGGTCGTTCTCGCGGTGGACGACGAGCAGCCCGCGCTCGAGGAGATGGCCTTCCTGCTCGACGAGGACCCGCGCGTCGCGACGGTCCTCAAGGCCGGCGAGTCCACCGAGGCACTGCGCATCCTGAACGGCCGCCGGGCCGGGGCGGCCGCGGGTCCCGGTGCGGGGGGCGGCGCGGACGTCGCCGAGCAGACCGACATCGACGCGGTGTTCCTCGACATCCGCATGCCCGGCCTCGACGGCCTGGAGCTGGCCCGGGTGCTGCAGAACATGGCCGTGCAGCCGGCGATCGTCTTCGTCACCGCGCACGACGACCGTGCGGTCGACGCCTACGACGTGGGTGCCATCGACTACCTGCTGAAGCCGCTGCGCACCGAGCGCCTCTCCGCCGCACTCGACCGGATCCTGTCGACCCGTCGCAGCGGACCGGTCGAGACCGTCCGCGAGGAGAGCGGTGGCGACGACGAGGTCATCCCCGTCGAGCTGGCCGGCACCACGAAGCTGGTACCTCGTTCCGCCGTGCGCTACGTCGAGGCCCAGGGCGACTACGCCCGGCTGCACACCACCGAGGGCAGCCACCTCGTCCGGATCCCGCTGTCGGTGCTCGAGGACCGGTGGCGCGACGCCGGCTTCGTCCGCATCCACCGCTCGTTCCTGGTGGCGCTGCCGCTGGTCACCGAGCTGCGGCTGGCCGGGTCCGGCTACGTCGTGCGCATCGGCTCCGGCCCGGAGACCGCGGAGCTGCCGGTCAGCCGTCGGCACACCCGTGAACTGAAGGACCGCCTCGTCCGCGCGACCAAGCAGGCGTGGAGCCAGAGGTGA
- a CDS encoding cation acetate symporter, whose product MSLTAILSLVAIVLVAVASSVIGSIAHRTRLTSDFLVASRSVPSRLNAGAISGEYLSAASFLGIAGLILVQGVDALWYAVGYTAGYLFLLLFVAAPLRRSGAYTVPDFADARLASPMLRKVCAAVVIVICWLYLLPQLQGAGLTVGIVTGLPDWIGSGAAGVIVVATVALGGMRSVTFVQAFQYWFKLTALAVPAVIGLAVWLGDGHTFARDEPPEFREPTTVSVATPVTLEARLAVDVVARGTVDGQPVDGPLRWVAGSTHEVTAGTELRFAAGAPVPVTRGAPTDDESWLRPFAGSDQHQLLATYSLILATFLGTMGLPHVLGRFYTNSDGRAARRSAVLVLAMLGGFYVLVTLLGVLSRVYTPQLLVTGRTDAAVLLLPTAILGSGLLGALVGGLVAAGAWAAFLSTASGLLVSLASVVSTDVLPRHGRMTRRFPLATVLAGVPPTIVALVPTGLNFAEAVALVFAVAASTFCPLLVLGIWWRGLTDVGAIAGVVVGGVVSAGAVIAALAGVDVSGLGPPADWIGVLLYRPAIVSVPLAFATMALVSRFTRARRPVDAGQVLLRLHAPERLGLMRDRLDDRA is encoded by the coding sequence ATGAGCCTGACCGCGATCCTGTCGCTGGTCGCGATCGTCCTGGTGGCGGTCGCGTCCTCCGTGATCGGCTCCATCGCCCACCGGACCAGGCTGACCTCGGACTTCCTCGTCGCGTCCCGGTCGGTGCCGTCGCGGCTCAACGCCGGCGCGATCTCCGGCGAGTACCTGTCCGCGGCCTCGTTCCTCGGCATCGCGGGGCTGATCCTCGTCCAGGGTGTCGACGCGCTCTGGTACGCCGTCGGCTACACCGCCGGTTACCTGTTCCTGCTCCTGTTCGTCGCCGCGCCGCTGCGCCGATCGGGCGCCTACACCGTCCCCGACTTCGCCGACGCCCGGCTCGCCTCGCCGATGCTGCGCAAGGTCTGCGCAGCCGTCGTCATCGTCATCTGCTGGCTCTACCTGCTGCCGCAGCTGCAGGGCGCCGGGCTGACCGTCGGCATCGTCACCGGTCTGCCCGACTGGATCGGCTCCGGTGCGGCCGGGGTGATCGTGGTCGCCACCGTCGCGCTCGGCGGGATGCGCTCGGTGACGTTCGTGCAGGCGTTCCAGTACTGGTTCAAGCTGACCGCGCTCGCCGTGCCGGCCGTGATCGGCCTGGCCGTCTGGCTCGGCGACGGCCACACCTTCGCCCGCGACGAGCCGCCGGAGTTCCGCGAGCCCACGACCGTCTCGGTCGCCACCCCGGTGACGCTCGAGGCGCGGCTGGCCGTCGACGTCGTCGCCCGCGGCACCGTCGACGGGCAGCCGGTCGACGGCCCGCTGCGCTGGGTCGCCGGATCCACCCACGAGGTCACCGCCGGGACCGAGCTGCGGTTCGCCGCGGGCGCCCCGGTGCCGGTCACCCGCGGTGCCCCGACCGACGACGAGAGCTGGCTGCGCCCGTTCGCCGGCTCCGATCAGCACCAGCTGCTCGCGACCTACTCGCTGATCCTCGCCACGTTCCTCGGGACCATGGGCCTGCCGCACGTGCTCGGCCGCTTCTACACCAACTCCGACGGCCGGGCGGCCCGTCGCAGCGCCGTGCTCGTCCTGGCGATGCTGGGCGGCTTCTACGTCCTGGTGACGCTGCTCGGCGTGCTGTCGCGGGTCTACACCCCGCAGCTGCTGGTCACCGGCCGCACCGACGCGGCGGTCCTGCTGCTCCCGACCGCGATCCTGGGCAGCGGGCTGCTCGGCGCGCTGGTGGGCGGCCTCGTCGCGGCGGGGGCGTGGGCCGCGTTCCTGTCGACGGCGTCGGGCCTGCTGGTCAGCCTGGCCAGCGTCGTGTCCACCGACGTGCTGCCCCGGCACGGCCGGATGACCCGGCGCTTCCCGCTGGCGACGGTGCTCGCCGGGGTGCCGCCGACGATCGTCGCACTCGTGCCGACCGGCCTGAACTTCGCTGAGGCCGTCGCGCTGGTGTTCGCCGTCGCCGCGTCCACGTTCTGTCCGCTGCTGGTCCTGGGCATCTGGTGGCGCGGGCTGACCGATGTCGGCGCGATCGCCGGGGTCGTCGTCGGCGGGGTGGTGTCGGCCGGTGCGGTCATCGCGGCACTGGCCGGGGTCGACGTCTCCGGGCTCGGCCCGCCGGCCGACTGGATCGGGGTCCTGTTGTACCGGCCGGCGATCGTCAGTGTGCCGCTGGCGTTCGCGACGATGGCGCTGGTGTCCCGGTTCACCCGGGCGCGCCGCCCCGTCGACGCGGGCCAGGTGCTCCTTCGCCTGCACGCACCCGAACGGCTGGGGCTCATGCGGGACCGATTGGACGACAGGGCCTGA
- a CDS encoding DUF485 domain-containing protein, with amino-acid sequence MSSPAERSAGTIYQQVQASPEFRAYRSRLRRYVFPMTAIFLAWYLAYVGLASYAPEFMSIRVVGTITVGLLVGLGQFVSTFLITTLYVRFAEREIDGPSAELRARVEQAEVRA; translated from the coding sequence ATGAGCAGCCCCGCAGAGCGCTCGGCCGGCACGATCTACCAGCAGGTCCAGGCGAGTCCCGAGTTCCGGGCGTACCGCAGCCGCCTCCGGCGCTACGTGTTCCCGATGACCGCGATCTTCCTCGCCTGGTACCTCGCATACGTCGGTCTCGCCAGCTACGCCCCCGAGTTCATGTCCATCCGGGTCGTCGGCACGATCACGGTCGGGCTACTCGTCGGCCTCGGCCAGTTCGTCTCCACCTTCCTGATCACGACCCTGTACGTCCGGTTCGCCGAGCGTGAGATCGACGGCCCGAGCGCCGAACTGCGCGCCCGGGTCGAGCAGGCGGAGGTACGCGCATGA
- a CDS encoding rhodanese-like domain-containing protein, with product MSDPVPAVSVSALPADAPMLDVRELDEWTAGHAPHARHLPMSELAARMGEVPTDDPLYVVCRSGGRSARVVAYLTQQGFPAVNVEGGMQDWAAQGRTIVTDDGSAPRIA from the coding sequence ATGTCCGACCCGGTTCCCGCCGTGAGCGTGTCCGCTCTCCCCGCCGACGCCCCGATGCTGGACGTCCGCGAGCTCGACGAGTGGACCGCCGGGCACGCCCCGCACGCCCGTCACCTGCCGATGTCCGAGCTGGCCGCCCGGATGGGCGAGGTCCCCACCGACGACCCGCTCTACGTCGTCTGCCGCTCCGGCGGCCGTTCGGCCCGGGTCGTCGCCTACCTGACCCAGCAGGGCTTCCCGGCGGTGAACGTCGAGGGCGGCATGCAGGACTGGGCCGCCCAGGGCCGCACGATCGTGACCGACGACGGCAGCGCCCCCCGGATCGCCTGA
- a CDS encoding DUF4328 domain-containing protein, with translation MSAPAPRRPGPPCPRCGRTAPPGGGAFCPWCGRYLAALDWVATTPGGPAAEPAARRERYTGPPRYRTVPRWGLPVGPWRIAPVPGEGPLRPVDRARALAAQLVPVLWVVVVVSGIAAVAEVWRYVLLLFSRSDALSPEAVGVSDALVWFGGWSSVVATIAAGVLMISWSLWTYRAAADRAGTRAWRSRRWVVAGWVVPGWNLVAPGSLLAETEHTALDLPPERRPSPSRELLVWWALWAACVVLGAVVLVWRFRTGTQALADGVVLHAWADVLAAVTAWRTIRVVRMLTALLETRPQGPRQLLVSVPAGTAGAATAGAATAGAATVGAATAVPIGTAAPQAVPTAASGPTAAVDPAG, from the coding sequence GTGTCCGCGCCGGCGCCCCGACGGCCGGGCCCGCCGTGCCCACGCTGCGGCCGGACGGCTCCCCCCGGTGGGGGCGCGTTCTGCCCGTGGTGCGGCCGCTACCTGGCCGCCCTCGACTGGGTCGCGACGACGCCCGGTGGCCCGGCCGCCGAGCCCGCCGCCCGTCGGGAGCGCTACACCGGTCCGCCCCGGTACCGCACCGTCCCGCGCTGGGGCCTCCCGGTGGGGCCCTGGCGGATCGCGCCGGTACCCGGCGAGGGACCGCTCCGGCCGGTCGACCGGGCCCGCGCGCTGGCCGCGCAGCTCGTACCCGTGCTGTGGGTGGTCGTCGTCGTGTCGGGGATCGCCGCCGTCGCCGAGGTGTGGCGGTACGTGCTCCTGCTGTTCAGCCGGTCCGACGCGTTGTCCCCGGAGGCCGTCGGCGTCTCCGACGCGCTGGTGTGGTTCGGCGGCTGGTCCTCGGTGGTGGCGACGATCGCCGCCGGGGTGCTGATGATCTCGTGGAGCCTGTGGACCTACCGGGCGGCCGCGGACCGTGCGGGGACGCGCGCCTGGCGGAGCCGCCGGTGGGTCGTCGCGGGCTGGGTGGTGCCCGGCTGGAACCTGGTCGCGCCCGGTTCGCTGCTGGCCGAGACCGAGCACACCGCACTGGACCTGCCACCGGAACGGCGGCCGTCGCCGTCGCGGGAGCTGCTGGTCTGGTGGGCGCTGTGGGCGGCGTGCGTCGTGCTCGGCGCGGTGGTCCTGGTCTGGCGGTTCCGCACCGGCACGCAGGCGCTGGCCGACGGGGTCGTCCTGCACGCCTGGGCCGACGTGCTCGCTGCGGTCACGGCGTGGCGCACGATCCGGGTCGTCCGCATGCTCACCGCTCTGCTGGAGACGCGGCCGCAGGGTCCCCGGCAGCTGCTGGTGTCGGTGCCGGCGGGAACGGCGGGCGCGGCGACGGCGGGCGCGGCGACGGCGGGCGCGGCAACGGTGGGCGCGGCGACGGCGGTCCCGATTGGGACGGCGGCCCCGCAGGCAGTGCCGACGGCGGCATCGGGCCCGACCGCGGCGGTGGACCCGGCGGGCTGA
- a CDS encoding cytochrome P450, with protein MHVFDPADPGFLADPYPTYAALRAAGPVHDHPGLGVPVAVTHAACSAVLRDRGLGRIWSDAEPAAELAAFNLLHRNSLLEREGEPHTRLRRLVASAFARGHTERLAPLVRARAGALVDDLVARVRDGAPADLVELVAAPLPVAVLADLLGVPEDRRTPLRDWSDAIVRMYEPDPGDDGRRAAEQASADFTALLRELVGERRSGRIATDPAGRRDLLADLLAVRDDETGDRTRLDEDELVGTAVLLLMAGHEATVNVVGNGVHALLRHPDQWRRLLDDPGLVGTAVEELIRFDAPLQLFERTAVVDTTIAGHVVPAGTRIATLLGAAGRDPSVFGDDADRLDVGRSPNPHLGFGAGVHYCLGAPLARLEIAEVLRALLERLPDAAVDGEPVRRPRFVMRGWAELRLTTGSTR; from the coding sequence GTGCATGTCTTCGATCCGGCCGACCCCGGTTTCCTCGCCGACCCCTACCCCACCTACGCGGCCCTGCGCGCCGCCGGACCGGTCCACGACCACCCCGGTCTGGGCGTTCCGGTCGCGGTGACGCACGCGGCCTGTTCGGCCGTCCTGCGCGACCGCGGGCTGGGCCGGATCTGGTCCGACGCCGAGCCCGCGGCCGAGCTGGCCGCGTTCAACCTGCTGCACCGCAACTCGCTGCTGGAGCGGGAGGGCGAGCCGCACACCCGGCTGCGACGCCTGGTGGCCTCGGCGTTCGCCCGCGGCCACACCGAGCGGCTGGCCCCGCTGGTGCGGGCGCGGGCCGGCGCCCTGGTCGACGACCTGGTCGCCCGCGTCCGTGACGGCGCCCCCGCCGACCTGGTCGAGCTCGTCGCCGCCCCGCTGCCGGTGGCCGTGCTCGCCGACCTGCTCGGTGTGCCGGAGGACCGCCGGACGCCGCTGCGGGACTGGTCCGACGCGATCGTGCGGATGTACGAACCCGACCCCGGCGACGACGGCCGGCGCGCGGCCGAGCAGGCGTCGGCCGACTTCACGGCCCTGCTGCGGGAGCTGGTCGGGGAGCGCCGCTCCGGGCGGATCGCCACCGACCCGGCCGGTCGCCGCGACCTGCTCGCCGACCTGCTGGCCGTGCGTGACGACGAGACCGGTGACCGGACCCGGCTCGACGAGGACGAACTGGTCGGCACCGCGGTGCTGCTCCTGATGGCCGGCCACGAGGCGACGGTCAACGTCGTCGGGAACGGCGTGCACGCCCTGCTCCGGCACCCGGACCAGTGGCGACGACTGCTCGACGACCCCGGACTGGTCGGAACGGCCGTCGAGGAGCTGATCCGCTTCGACGCCCCGCTGCAGCTGTTCGAGCGGACCGCCGTCGTCGACACCACGATCGCCGGCCACGTGGTTCCGGCGGGCACCCGGATCGCGACGCTGCTCGGCGCGGCCGGGCGCGACCCCTCGGTCTTCGGCGACGACGCCGACCGCCTCGACGTCGGCCGTTCCCCCAACCCCCACCTGGGCTTCGGGGCCGGGGTGCACTACTGCCTGGGTGCCCCACTGGCCCGGCTGGAGATCGCCGAGGTGCTGCGCGCGCTGCTGGAACGCCTGCCCGACGCCGCCGTCGACGGCGAGCCGGTCCGGCGCCCGCGGTTCGTCATGCGCGGCTGGGCGGAGCTGCGACTGACCACGGGCAGCACCCGGTGA
- a CDS encoding DUF5926 family protein: protein MGKKTRNRASTADAGDNPRRPCPCGSGKRYKACHGAGDDVIVIRPFEGLAAEPDLVAMREFLPSATAPLPVRSGGPVTLASVLPGASAAIVRDNGEVLLGMQVQTRSGDLSADLAGALAWARSAEPGSSLPVVGAGRHTGERLQDVLEPGTPLEPTVHADFAWWLPSESPDPEAQAMLERANSVVMPTEAVTADGVRGAYWVDTGSKAHVRWVRTEDETTLMAALARLSGEGGLELGEGSRYAGSFRAHGLLVPVWDVDREMHSSEWAGPAAEFAKRLDEAVAGLDATPLTESEHRARDVLAGKQITLR, encoded by the coding sequence ATGGGTAAGAAGACGCGCAACCGTGCCAGCACCGCCGACGCGGGGGACAACCCCCGCCGGCCGTGCCCCTGCGGCTCCGGCAAGCGGTACAAGGCCTGCCACGGCGCCGGTGACGACGTGATCGTCATCCGGCCGTTCGAGGGCCTCGCGGCGGAGCCCGACCTCGTCGCCATGCGGGAGTTCCTCCCGTCGGCGACGGCGCCCCTCCCGGTCCGTTCCGGCGGGCCGGTCACGCTGGCCTCGGTGCTGCCGGGCGCGTCCGCCGCGATCGTGCGCGACAACGGCGAGGTCCTGCTCGGCATGCAGGTCCAGACCCGCTCCGGTGACCTCTCGGCCGACCTGGCCGGGGCGCTCGCCTGGGCGCGCTCGGCCGAGCCGGGATCGTCGCTGCCGGTCGTCGGCGCCGGGCGTCACACCGGTGAGAGGCTGCAGGACGTGCTGGAGCCCGGCACGCCGCTGGAGCCGACGGTGCACGCCGACTTCGCGTGGTGGCTGCCGTCGGAGAGCCCTGACCCCGAGGCTCAGGCGATGCTGGAGCGCGCCAACTCGGTGGTCATGCCGACCGAGGCGGTCACCGCCGACGGCGTGCGTGGCGCGTACTGGGTCGACACCGGCTCGAAGGCGCACGTGCGCTGGGTGCGGACCGAGGACGAGACGACCCTGATGGCGGCGCTGGCACGGCTGTCCGGCGAGGGCGGCCTGGAGCTGGGCGAGGGTTCCCGCTACGCCGGGTCGTTCCGGGCGCACGGGCTGCTCGTCCCGGTCTGGGACGTCGACCGGGAGATGCACTCCTCGGAGTGGGCGGGTCCCGCCGCGGAGTTCGCGAAGCGACTCGACGAGGCGGTGGCCGGGCTGGACGCCACGCCGCTCACCGAGTCCGAGCACCGGGCGCGCGACGTGCTCGCGGGCAAGCAGATCACCCTGCGGTAG